A window of Nitrosopumilaceae archaeon genomic DNA:
TTAAATTCAGTAGGATTCTTTGCTGGTTTATCACATGGGTTTATGCTGATTGGAGGACTGGACTACATCTCACTTTCGCTAGTTATAGTCATGACAGTTTCAATGATCAGCGGCATAATACTCAGACTCGCATCTGGTAAAAATCTGAAATTCTTCAGTAGACTAGTTCATGGTCAAGCTATCCTTGCAGCATTACTAGTAACACTCGTAGTTTTACACGTAATTACAAGATGGCATCATGGAATTATTATGAATTACATATGAAGCAATTCATCTATAACCAAAAGATCACATGCAAACAATGCGATTACAGTTCTTAGCAATCACATGGGTTTTGAATTATAATTAAAAAACTCATCAAAGATTCATTATCTACGACCAAGTCCCAACAAGGAGATTGTCTCACCATCAGTGTCTTGTGCAACTGGATGACCAGATTCCTCTTTTGGATCAAGTGAATAGATAGCCTTAGCTGTAAACATTAGTACGTCAGGAGTTTTATTCTGACTTAATCTTTCAAATATCTTTGATGACGTCTTGCCAGTGACTGAGCGAGTAATTATGTCTGTAATTTTTAATTTCTGTTTTTCATCTGTTACAAAGCTAACTTTGCCTTTTAGTTGGAATCCTTTCAATTCCTTTTTATCAAAGACAACTACACTCACCCATGGAATTGTTTTAAAATTTCCTTGTGATTTGTGTTTGAAAAAGTCAAGCCAGTAAATTATATCGTTTGAATAATAAAATGAGGTTCGTGGAGACAGGTTACACACACCATTTGCATCGACAGAGCCAACGACAATGAATTTTTGGTTGCGAAGCATCTCTTGAACTGCGGTCGTTAATGTTACCATGATGAATCTGTCTTCTTGTTACTATTAAAGGTAAAATATGATTATCTGAAATAGGAATATTACCGACATAATAATCGAATAACTTTCAATTCTAATCTAAAATGTACTTAATAAGAAACAATTATCATAACTGATAATTTATGACGTCATTATATACGCCCTAGACATTTTACAATTTCGTTGAAGATCTTTATTATAATGATTGGACTTGTTTTAGGCAGCATAGTTGTTTTTAGCACTGCGTATGCATCTTCATCACTATTAGAGATAAAGGGTACTGGCGGTGCTGTGATAAATGGACAGGTTCCAAAACTATACACTACCACATTTCAAATGATATTAGCTGATAAATCTACAATTTTAATGGGTTCTGTAATGATGTGGGGAAATGATGCACACATTTATGCAAAATTCATGACTGACAAATGGACATTTTCATATGCAGAAGACGGTTCGTTCCACGGTGAAGGTCCAGTACAAACACAACAAGGAGAGATTTACAATGTTGTTCTGGATGGAGAAAGAGTATTTGCCACAAACTTTGGTTCCATGTGGAAGATTAGTGCAACAATGCAAGGAAATGACAAAAATTTTGTTATAAATTATCTTGTGACAGGAAAAGACCCGTATCCAACAGTTAATGTTTCAACAAGTTCCAAGGTATTGATCCCAAACGGAAACTCGGCTCTTGCAAATACTGGCTTCTTTATCCCATTAAACTTGGAAGCAATTAGGGGTACAACAGTAGTATGGCAAAATGAAGATAACATAGGCCACACTGTTCAAAGCCAGGACGACAAAGGCAACGTCATCTCATTGTTTAACAGCAACTTGCTAAAGACTGGTGATACTTTTAGCTACAAATTCGATAAACCAGGAGTATATCATTATTTCTGTACAATACATCCTTGGAGAATAGGCATTGTAACAGTATCATAGATTTTTCTAAAATTCCATAATTTCTTATGAAACTCTGATTATCAAAATTGATAATTCACTTTTCGCTTTAAATAATATAATTATACTTAGGATATCATGCCTCAAACAATCGAAACTCAGTACGATAATTTTATTTCAGAGGTAAGTAATGAATTACAAAAAGTTGATCCGCAACTGGCAATGCAGGTGATGTATTATGAAAGGCGATTTACTGATGTTGATCCTCACGTGGAATTACACATACAT
This region includes:
- a CDS encoding plastocyanin/azurin family copper-binding protein, with translation MIGLVLGSIVVFSTAYASSSLLEIKGTGGAVINGQVPKLYTTTFQMILADKSTILMGSVMMWGNDAHIYAKFMTDKWTFSYAEDGSFHGEGPVQTQQGEIYNVVLDGERVFATNFGSMWKISATMQGNDKNFVINYLVTGKDPYPTVNVSTSSKVLIPNGNSALANTGFFIPLNLEAIRGTTVVWQNEDNIGHTVQSQDDKGNVISLFNSNLLKTGDTFSYKFDKPGVYHYFCTIHPWRIGIVTVS
- a CDS encoding pyridoxamine 5'-phosphate oxidase family protein, whose translation is MVTLTTAVQEMLRNQKFIVVGSVDANGVCNLSPRTSFYYSNDIIYWLDFFKHKSQGNFKTIPWVSVVVFDKKELKGFQLKGKVSFVTDEKQKLKITDIITRSVTGKTSSKIFERLSQNKTPDVLMFTAKAIYSLDPKEESGHPVAQDTDGETISLLGLGRR